The segment agtactaggggatcaggtgtcacgaaccgacacgtagtattaggggatcgggtgtcacgaaccgacaagtagtattaggggatcgggtgtcacgaaccgacacgttgtattagtggatcgggtgtgacaaaccgacacatagtattagcggatcgggtgtcacgaaccgacacatagtattagtggatcgggtgtcacgaaccgacacatagtattagaggatcgggtgtcacgaaccgacctatagtattaggggatcgggtgtcacgatcaaacacatagtattagtggatcgggtgtcacgaaccgacacgtagtattaggggatgggagtgtcacgttccaacacaaaaggaataaagagaatgaatctttaattatcttaatatactcaaacttaaagaaccttttcccaaatgagtatggtgtggaggattgagtcctcataggtgtgctcgatgttgttgccaatggttcttgtacttgttgttgccacctgttgagtattgtagttgattttatattattactctatatatatattgctttctattttgagttgaccgatgatacctactcagtacttgtgccttgtactgacccctacttgtatgttttctctttgataattgtggagtgcagcaaacgtaccgtcatcttcaacttaaccgcaactctagccacacttcagcataatcagatttcaggATGAGCTAtcgttcctagctcggactggattctttccttcgcgtcttgatgtattgaagttcggacatggacaatctcttatacttattttagcttcttagatactcttagatttagtaatttcagaatagatgttcttgtgatgatgacttccagattttggggatagtaattgataaactttagaagctatttaattgatttcgttaatgagttttaagtcttccgcattattttctgtttattatggttgaaatgttggggtttagattggttggttcgctcacataggagggtatgtgtgggtgccacttgcggctcgttttgggtcgtgacatttgtataatttgtttttcagttttaacgtatatatatacatacatatatatatatacacatatatatatatatacatatatatatatatataatatatatatatatatatatatatatatataatttatcttatttattaCAATTGATAAATAGCTTAACAAATCACTACAATTAAAAGGTTTATTAGAGACCACATTTTAGggacaaattaaaaaattagtccCTAAAAGTATACTTATATGGATGAGAACTTTTTGTGGtccataatttcatattttatatttttaatttaggaaGAGACTAAATGTTgtccttaaaataattaaaatctgGTCCTTATATGGTCACTGTGAGAGATTGGGGGAGTTTTGAGCTAAATTCATCCCTTAACTATGACTACTTAGGTTACATCCTTATACTATAGTAGTTAACAAGCAACATCctttcaatatttaaaatgtaGAAAATTCAGTCTTTAGTCTATTCCAGCTAAAAAACTAACGTTGATTTTTCGAAATGTGATTTTCTCTCTCCCATCTCCGTATTTTGCCCCTCTTAGATCTGTCTCATCGTCTTCCAAATTCAGGAAAACTAAGAAGGaaactcaatattttctgaACTTCACAAAATAATCAAGATCAAGAACAAATTTTCTCTTCAACAAGAGTTCAAACAGGCCAGACACAAACAAGGTAAAGGaaagaaaatcattgaaaatttCTAGTTTTCCTGATTCGAAAAATATTTGCAATTTTCTATTTCGAAAACTAAAACATCTTCATTCTTAAAAAACATTAGATATTGCGGGTTGCATCATAACAACTAAATGGAACAATGTCGATTTAAAGTTTAAGTGATCGATCATCCACTGTTGAGAATCTCCATTAATGGGAGTGAAGAAGCTTTAGAGAGTATATGTgagaatgaaaaattatgtttcaTTCAATCTgtatgttcatatatatatatacaaaattatgagAGGAAAAAAAACTAACTAAGATTATTTTCTCTAACTAACTTGTAACTAATTTTGTAACTAACTACAACAACTAACTAATTCATTTACACTACTTATTTACATGATCtcaacactccccctcaagctgagaactgaaaattatatttttcattccaaGCTTATCAATCAGCAATTCATGTTGAGGTTTGCATAGTCCTTTAGTGAGTATGTGAGCTTGTTGCTTTTTAGTTCCTATGTGTTGAGTTTGAACGAGTCCATTCGTGATCTTTTCCCTTACAAAAAGACAATCTATATCAAAGTATTTTGTCCGTTCATGGAAGATAGGATGAGCTGCTATTTGAATGGCAGCTTTACTATCACAAAAAGTTGAATAGGCAACTTAACTTCTACTCTCAATTCATTGAACAACCCTTTCAGCCAGATTATCTCAGCTACTGTGGTAGCCATGCTTCTGAACGCCGCTTCTGCAGAACTTCTTGAGACTGTATTTTGTTTCTTTGCTTTCCAAGACACTAAAGCACTTCCCAGTTTGACTATGTAGCCAGTCCCTGATTTCCTAGATTTTATACATGCTCCCCAATCTCAGTAACAATAATCTACAAGCTCAGACATGTTGTTGCTTGGCATGAACAAACCAAGGCCTGTTGTACCTTTTATATACCTCACCACTCTAAGTGCTGCTTCCATACGAGTGTTTTTTGGGGAGTGCATATATTGACTAAGTACTTGAACCACAAAGGCTATACCAAGCCTAGTCATAGTCAAGTACAATAGTTTGCTCTATCAACCTTTGATACTTTCCATAATCATCAAGCACTTTATCTTCTACATTCATTCCTGTGCATTTATCAAACACAGTGGATGTCAACTTGTGATTGAACTCTAAGGGAGTAGATGCAAGTTTACACCCTGCAAGTCCAAGTTCAGATACAAGTCCAAGTGCATATTTTCTCTGATTCATAAGAATACAATCTGCATTTCTggaaaactcaattccaaggaAATATTTCAACTCTCCAAGATCCTTCATTTTAAACCTGTGTGGTATGTCTTTTCTAACTTGTTGTATCAACTTTAAGTTGCTCCCAGTGATCAAaagatcatctacatatacaAGTATGACAAGAAGTTCTTTCCCTACTCTCTTTGTAAACAATGAATAGTCATAATGAGATTGCAAGAACCCCATATCAATCAGTGCTTCAGTAAGTTTTAGATTCTATTGTCTAGgggcttgctttagtccatacaaggaCTTGTGAAGCTTGCAAACCATGTGTTTCTCCTCCTTGTTTGCAAAACCCTCAGGAATCTGCATATAGACCTCTTCAAGAAGATAACGTTGTATGAAGGCATTATGAACATCCATCTGAAATATATACCAACCAGAAGAAGCAGCAAGAGCAATAACAGAACTCACAGTAACTAAATTTGCAACAGGGGAAAAAGTTTCAGTGAAGTCTAGGCCTTCTTGTTGACTATAACCCTTAGCAACAAGCCTTGTTTTGTATATCTCAACCTCCCCTGAAGCTTTGTATTTTATCTTAAACACCTATTTACAACCAATAGCAACTTTAACAGTGGGAAGAGAAACAATAGACCAAGTATCATTATTCTCAAGTGCAGTAATTTCATCCTGCATAGCAGCCACCCAAAGAGGATCTTGACATGCTTCTGAGTATGTATGAGGTTCTGAGGTAGCAGAATAAGCAGCAAGAGAAACTCTATAGGTAGGAGATAAAGCTTTATATGAAACATAGTTAGAAATAGGATATAGAGATGCATGCTTTGTTGTTGGAGTAACATAAGAATCTAGCCAAACAGGAGGTTTAGATAGTCTAGAGGATCCTCTAGGATGAGCAACAGATTGAACAACTCATGCAGAATCATTGTTATCAGAAGGAACAACACCTCTACTAGATGGAAGAATCTGAGAAGAAGAAGTGGAACTAGGAGTAGGTAAGTCAGAATCAAGATCAACGGGAAGAtcaataataggaaaaaaagaCTCTGGATAAGATTGAAGATCTTTGAAAGGAAAGATATCGTCTTTGAACACAGTGTCTCTACTTGCAAAAAACTTTTTAGAGCTGAGATCATATAAGATATATCCTTTCTGAGTAGAAGAATAACCCATATGAATAGCAGGAATAGCTCTAGGAGAAAATTTATCAAGTGTTTTTGGATCAGTAGCATAACATAAAGAACCAAGAACTCTCACATGATCAAGAGAAGGAACCTAACCATATAACACCTCATATGAAGATTTGGATTTGTGTAATTTCGTAGGTAACCTACTAAGAATGTACACTGCTGCAAACACACACATACCCCAGAATCTAATAGGAATACATGCCTAAAACCTTAAGGCCCTTGCTATGTCAAGAATAGATTTATGTTTCCTCTCAACTACACCATTCTGTTGAGGAGAATGAACACATgaactttgatgaagaatcccATGCTCTCTGAACAAAGCATCTACCTGGgaattgaaaaattatgttcCATTATATTATCTTACACACTTGATAGTGGTGTCAAATTGTGTCTTGATCATATAGATAAAATCTCTCAGCAAGACAATAGTATCATACTTTGTGTGCATTAAAAAAATCCAAGTATAATTGGATTTATCATCTAACAATGTTAAAAAATATCTGTTTCCATCATGGTTATGAAATCAATAGGGCCCCCATACATCAACATGCACTATATCAAAACAAGCATTGGATAGAGACACACTAGTAGGAAATGGTAATCTTGTTTGCTTTGCAATAGGATAAACAGTACAATTGTGATCTTTCATAGGTACATTTTGTAAGCATTGTATTCTACTGAGAACTGTGAAAGGAGCATGCCCCAGTCTCTTATGCCAAAGACTATGTAGTGAATAAACAGAAGTAAAACTGATAGGAGAACTGATACATGAACTGATACATGAGTTCCTAGTAATCTTGTCTTGCAAAGTTCTTGGTTGTATGTATGTATTGAGAAGATATAATCCTTGATCTTCCTTACCAATCCCCAGGACCCTCCCACTGAAGAGATCCTGAAAGACACAGAACTCAGGGAAAAATAGTATTCCACACTTTAATTGTTTAGTTAGTTGAGAGACAGATAACAGATTATACTGAAAATCTGGTATATAGAGAACATCCTTCACTAATTTATCCTTAAGAATTAGTGAATCCCCAACATGACTAATAGCCACCTGAGCCCCAATAGGCAAATTTACTTTCATATCATTTCTACTTCCAAGATCTGTACAATGTTTCATAAGATTCAGACTGTGAACCATATGATTTGAAGCACCTGTATCTATAATCAAGTTTGTATGAACCACATCAGACATAAGAGCTGTAAGAGTACCTTAGGAACTTGCAGTTGCAACATTAGCCATGGAATCTACTTCCTTGCCTTTTCCTTTGCTCAACATTTTTAAAATCTGATTGTATTTTTCATGTGTAAAAAGTGTCATGCCATGTGTACCTACTGAGAAATTGTTAGAAGAAGTACCAAAGGACTTAAAATTAGTATTCACAGAGGAATTATCATAGGTTCCATTTTCAGGAGACTGACATCCTGCAGCAGCAGCACTATTAGCATGAGAAGAAGAACTTCCTTTCTTCTTAGGATAACCATGAAGTTTGTAACAAGAATCTTTAGTATGTCCTCTATAATGACAGTAATCACAATAGAGATTTGACCTTCCTCCTTGTCATACATCACCATTGTTTCTAGATTTATAACCACTATTTTCACTAGAAGCATTGCTAGGATAGTAAGCACAACCTGAGCTAGAACCACCACTATTATGATATCCATTACTATGACCAGACATTCTATTACTCATAAGAGCAGTTTCTGAAGAAGTTTATGTAGAAAATGAACTACTACTAGCACCATTCACTTTTTGACTTTCTACATTAATGATCAAAGCATAAGCTTGATTAAAATTTGGTGTAGGAATCTGCATTAACACCTGACTCTTAGCATGAGCATAAGACTCATTTAGACCCATCAAAAACTGCCATAACTTCTGAAACTGAAAATGTTCTGCATACTGTTTGGATTCAAGACATGCACAGGAAGGAGGTGGTATAAGTGTCTCAAATTCATCCCAAAGTTCTGTTAGTCTTGAAAAATAATTCGATACAGATGCGGTTCCCTGAGACAGTGTAACAATTTCTTTGTGAAGATAGAATGCTCTAGAGCATTAACCTTATCAAACCTTTCTCTAAGATCTTCCCAAATAGTGTGTGCATCAGATCCATAAATCACAGTGCTAACTATGCTTTTAAAAACAATATTCATAATCCATCCTAAAACAATAGCATTGCATCTCCCCCATTGTTCATGAATAGAAGAAGGATACATGCTCTTAGTACAAGTTCCTAATAGAAAGCCTAGCTTATTTTTACCAAGTAATACAAGCTTCAAAGATTTACTCAATAAGGAGtaattttcagatcctagaagTTGAATCAAAGTAAGAAAAGAACCTCTAGTTTCAGAAGGATGAATATACAGAGGATGATTGTGATCGATTGAAGTAGAAACTCTAACCTCACCGGCAACAACAGATTCTTCATCAACTGTCATAGCAACGAAGCACTGAAACTAAAGATGAACACCTAATCTTCAACTGAGGGAAAACAGAGAAAAAGAAACGTGATACTTAGCAGAGAATTATAGTAGAAATCCTTCTACTATGATACCATGTTGAGAATCTCCATTAATGGGAGTAAAGAAGCTTTAGAGAGTATTTGGgagaatgaaaaattatgtttcaTTCAATCTGtatgttcatatatatacaaaatgatgagaggaaaaataactaactaagaTTCTTTTCTCTAACTAACTTGTAACTAATTTTCTAACTAACTACAACAACTAACTAATTCATTTACACTACTTATTTACATGATCTCAACATCCACACCCAATTATCGTACTATCGatagtcaagacattttaaatttttttaatataatttaaaatgtctTTCATATCGATTTGTAAATATTATTGCTTtaaaaagctaaaatacatacatacatacatatatatatatatatatatatatatatatatataatgaactTGTAGCTCATTGTTGACTTTATGTATTCAGATTTGTattatatttgtaaaaataacagtCTTAACGTCGTTGATAACTTTATATTACATGTGCAGATTCTATGAGTCATCGTTTTTCACAATTAAAGTACATCATGGTGGATCAAATGTGTGTAGTTCGACGGGAGGTTAAATAGGTGGAAAAGTTGAATATTTCGACTATTTCGACAGTGAAATGATTAATCTAATAGATTTTAAGAATATGGAGGAACAATGTGGTTATGACAAGGAATATGTGGTATTTTGGCACAAGTATGGTTTAAACACTTATAATGTTCGATTAGTGGGGAGTAATATGGAAGCTGCTAAAGTTGTTACTTACATTCCAAAGGACAGAGTTGTTCAGatatattttgaacatttgAATTTTTATCACGATGATAATCAAAATAGAAATGAGATGAAAAAGAATTCTTTGTTGTCAAATGACACATAGGGACACAGTTATTAATTTGACTATGAGGATTTTAATGATTCTGACTATTCTTTGAAGGAGGatgatatgttatttttaaaaaatgttgatCCTTCTATTGAAGCTTTTGGGATCTTTATAACAGTGAAACACAATAAAAGTGATGGAAATCAAAATTATGTAAGTGATGAGATGCATAGAAAGATGCAAAATGATGAGGGTGACTCAGATTGTGTAGACTTTGATGATACAAAGTGTTTGAATAGTGATTGCGATTCTGAATTCGAAGATTCTAACTTACCAAAGCACAACCCTAAAATAGGAGCCTTTAGTCCTAAACTAGAGTTAGGAATGGTATTTTGTAACAAAAAGGAATTTAAGGAAGTCGTGGTtgcaaatcaagcaaaaatagGAAAGTCAATTTGGTGGAGCAAAGATGACAGAGAAAGAGCTAGGGCCAAATGCAGAACTAATGCTTGTAAGTGGAAGATATTGGGATCACTAATGCAAAGGAATATATGTACCTCTCAAATCAAGACGTTTGTTTCTGAGCACACTTGTTTTATGTGGAACTATAACGACAAAACATTCTAGTTTGATTGCAAGGAAGTATGTTGATAGACTTGAATCAAATAAGAACTggaaataatcataattcaGGGATACATTGAGTAGGGAATTAAATTGCATGTGAGTACGCATCAAGCAAGAAGGTAAAAGGAAAAATCTATTGTAATGATCTACAGAGATATAAATGATCAGATTGGTATATTATTGAACTATTACAATGAAATTGTTCGAACCAATCCTGGAACTTCTGTTTTCATGAAACTAACTCCAAATGAGAATCCGAATAAGCCAATGAGATTTCAGAGGTTTTATATTTGGTTCGCAGCTTTTAAAGCAGGATTTAAGGCTAGTTGTCGAAAGATTAGGCGGTCGATGGATGTTGGCTGAAGAATACTATGTCTGGGCACAATTGCTATCAGCTGTTACTTTGGATGGAAATAAGAATGTCTTTCCAATTGCTCATGCAATAGTcgagaaagaaaataaagatatatGGCAGTAGTTCTTAACCTACTTGATGAATGATCTTGAGATTGAAGAGCAATACTTGTGAAATTTTATGTCAGATAAGCAAAAAGGGCTCATTGAAGCTTTTGATTTAGTGTTGCCTGGTGTTTCTCATAGATTTTGTGTGCGACATTTGCATAGCAATTTCAAGAGAGCTGGATATTCTAGAATggcttaaaaaaaaaatttggaaagcAGCTTCAGCAACAACTATTGACAAGTTTGATGCTTTTGACTGATTTGTTTGAATTAGATAAAGATGCTTATGCATGGCTTTCTGCAAAAGTGCCTAGTGAATGGTCAAGATCACATTTCTCGACTCTTCCTAAATGTGACATTCTATTGAACAACCAATGTGAGGTTTTTAGTAAGTTTATTCTTGACTCAAGAGAAAAACCGATTGTTAAACCTCTGGAGACCATTAGGAACTTACTCATGACAAGAATTAATCCTAATAGGGAGAAAGCTGGAAAATGGAACTTGAATGATATTTGTCCTACTATTAAGAAGAAGTTGGCCAAAACTATGAAGAAAGCTGCTAATTATATTCCCAAAAGGTCGAACATGTGGAACTATGAGGTAATTGGGCCCGTCCAAGGTAATAATTGGGTTGTTGACTTATATAACAGAACTTGTAATTGTAGGCAATAGGAATCATCAGGAGTTTCTTGTTAACATGCTATATCCTCGATTTGGTTGAAAATGATGAGGTTTTAAACTATGGTGATGATTTCTACAAGGTTGATATAATCCAAACATTTATGGAGCTTCAATATTACCCATTAATGGCCCTGATTTATGGCCTAAGTCACCGAATCCTCCACCATTTCCACCTTCATATTGgaataataagaagaaagaaaagaaacaaaaattaagatAGAAAGAAGATGATGAGTCAGGGGCTAGCAAGATGAAGTTAAAATGGAAACAAAAATCAGTTGATTGTAGAAAACGTGGCAAACTCGGCCACAACAGTAGAACTTGTAGTTTCTCCTCAGATGGTATTGAAATTCAGTTGTCGGACTACCTTCGTGATTTGGACTCCATCATGATCGAGGAAGCATCAAGTtgcaaaaatattgaaaagctACCTATAAGaatattcaaatattcatatttagttttttttattgtagCTTACTTGTATAactattcatatttaata is part of the Solanum lycopersicum chromosome 1, SLM_r2.1 genome and harbors:
- the LOC138341654 gene encoding uncharacterized protein; protein product: MTVDEESVVAGEVRVSTSIDHNHPLYIHPSETRGSFLTLIQLLGSENYSLLSKSLKLVLLGKNKLGFLLGTCTKSMYPSSIHEQWGRCNAIVLGWIMNIVFKSIVSTVIYGSDAHTIWEDLRERFDKGTASVSNYFSRLTELWDEFETLIPPPSCACLESKQYAEHFQFQKLWQFLMGLNESYAHAKSQVLMQIPTPNFNQAYALIINVESQKVNGASSSSFST